Proteins encoded in a region of the Methanobrevibacter millerae genome:
- a CDS encoding Fic family protein, which yields MFEPQFKYTDKIVKYIAQIASAKEIISNAKIIPLYDTKLKQDALIKSSHYSTSIEGNPLNLEEVKTLINNNQKPTTKAEQDVLNYFNVLNNLNKYSDKTITKNTILSVHKDLTKDLLKNPEYEGKFRDTRVFIGNLQTKKINYIPQDPYKVPGLIDELLDWLNNSTDEMYPVIIAGILHYELVRIHPFVDGNGRTSRLMATLILSIHKFNIDNYFTLDEYYNQDRQAYVDALKSADKNHDLTNWLEYFCQGVLYSIDKVKSEVLKLDQITSKYDNTIELTPNEISVLTLLEEKKHIQNKDIQEMLNISPQASYKIIRKLKNKELIKSTGKGRNTEYNLR from the coding sequence ATGTTTGAGCCTCAGTTTAAGTATACCGATAAAATTGTAAAGTATATTGCACAAATCGCTTCGGCTAAAGAAATTATTAGCAATGCAAAAATCATCCCCTTATATGACACTAAATTGAAACAGGATGCTCTAATCAAGTCTTCACATTATTCAACATCAATAGAAGGAAATCCCTTAAACTTGGAAGAAGTAAAAACATTAATCAATAACAATCAAAAACCAACAACAAAAGCAGAACAAGATGTATTGAATTATTTCAATGTATTGAACAACTTAAATAAATATTCCGATAAAACAATTACTAAAAACACAATTTTATCTGTACATAAAGACCTCACTAAAGACTTATTAAAAAATCCAGAATATGAAGGTAAATTCAGGGACACTCGTGTATTCATTGGTAATCTACAAACTAAAAAAATAAATTATATTCCTCAGGATCCTTATAAAGTGCCTGGTTTGATAGATGAGTTATTGGATTGGTTAAACAATTCAACAGATGAAATGTATCCGGTCATTATCGCAGGAATTCTTCATTATGAATTAGTACGTATCCACCCATTTGTTGATGGAAACGGACGTACCAGCCGACTTATGGCAACATTAATATTGTCAATCCATAAGTTTAATATTGATAACTACTTCACCTTGGATGAATATTACAATCAAGATAGGCAAGCTTATGTTGATGCACTAAAAAGTGCCGATAAAAACCATGATTTAACAAATTGGTTGGAATATTTCTGTCAAGGTGTGCTATATTCAATAGATAAAGTCAAATCTGAAGTATTGAAGTTGGATCAAATCACATCAAAATATGACAATACTATTGAATTAACCCCAAATGAAATTTCTGTATTGACTCTTCTTGAAGAAAAAAAGCATATTCAAAATAAGGATATTCAAGAGATGTTAAACATTTCCCCTCAGGCCAGTTATAAAATTATTAGAAAATTAAAAAATAAAGAATTAATTAAAAGCACTGGAAAAGGTAGAAATACGGAATATAATTTAAGATAA
- a CDS encoding zeta toxin family protein produces the protein MSQKNRLPEVMVFAGPNGSGKTTITRMAKTAGVYINADDIKKSSLCSDLEAAQKAEELRELMLKKGEDFTFETVLSTDRNLKLLKKAKEKGYFLRCIYVLTDDYEINIARVRMRQSMGGHGVPEDKIKSRYEKALNLIPELIETCDIVHIYDNTVSPFRIFKKRKDVYYHWENNYWNYSDIEKLTGINKYEN, from the coding sequence ATGTCTCAGAAAAATAGGCTTCCGGAAGTTATGGTTTTTGCAGGTCCCAATGGCAGTGGTAAAACCACAATAACCCGTATGGCAAAAACTGCTGGTGTGTATATCAATGCGGATGATATTAAAAAATCAAGTTTATGCAGTGATTTGGAAGCTGCACAAAAAGCTGAAGAACTTAGAGAATTAATGCTTAAAAAAGGTGAAGATTTCACATTTGAAACTGTGCTTTCTACAGATAGAAATCTGAAGTTACTTAAAAAAGCTAAAGAAAAAGGATATTTTCTAAGATGCATTTATGTTCTCACTGATGATTATGAAATAAATATCGCACGAGTAAGAATGAGACAATCCATGGGAGGTCATGGAGTTCCTGAAGATAAGATTAAATCAAGATATGAAAAGGCTCTCAATTTAATTCCCGAATTGATAGAAACTTGTGATATTGTCCATATTTATGACAATACTGTCTCTCCATTTAGAATATTTAAGAAAAGAAAAGATGTGTATTATCACTGGGAAAATAACTATTGGAATTATTCAGATATTGAAAAGCTTACTGGAATAAATAAATATGAAAATTAA
- a CDS encoding Ig-like domain repeat protein: MKRKFFIVICLVVFIVSVVAVSATEDINQTIIDDTLSVSIDNELSAKDAGTFTALQEKINNAQAGSTITLNNDYLRDDSSDPNRIRIDKALTINGNGHKIDVDGSYYGQSRIFYITSSNVVLNDIDFLNAYVMGHYSEAGSYNGGAIYSEKNLVLNNCNFINCYIQDGCGAAVYSSADVTINRCTFTKNSGNSNSGYTASSVISAKNVFANACSFYDNDYTIAIDSDNDLTVENSIFRNNTGALNAWGKVNVKKSDFINNDAYPNNHGDGGAIAAAGDVKVEDSTFTGNHGDLGGAISLGGNAEIYNCKFINNSATRAGGAVYLGKESEVSLVNSNFTKNSAGTGGAIFINGKNHILHSLNFIENSASYGGALTYGECINTVVNNCNFIKNSANSYGGAIYFDYVFNYIENCYFADNYCWSGEMISFDESLGLIYEEGNLVSKISNIKIEQNLSNLYSEGISLKDNILTVHGYYNGNFLSGDITLNIAGKTFKKSLDSKGLASFDLNGLSGGIHDATISCVGGIGGSTSEFTIPIPIESSTKLDVPDVTKNYGGSERLEVTLTEGGSPVANANVNININGVDYTRTTDANGKASLGLNLNAGSYDATVTYKDISTKAKVVINKLTTKNTLSYAKNSHNSVTLTALIDPSTASGDVVFTVNGKDYSAKVNGGKATYTLNNLAVGSYEAKATYSGDINHKSSSSTSVKFTVEDVKIEVSAPDLTKYYNGSERFVVTVKEDYKAVVGKNVTINLNGRSYIRTTDSDGQASMAINLNSGKYKITTEYGGIKVYSTVTVKDTVISNDFTKIFRNDTQYYATFVDSQGNVLKNTPVRLNINGVYYTRTTSDQGIAKMNINLNPGTYILTAENPASGEQHTTVITVLPSIVENHDLTKYYRNESKYTLRILDGNGKPVNAGVTVKLNINGVFYERKTNASGYINMNINLIPGTYIVTAEYNGLRASNTVKVLPILSAKDVNMKYRDGTKFEAKLLNGKGNPFANQKITFNINGVFYERITDANGIARLNINLMAGEYIITSMYENGAALSNKVTISS, encoded by the coding sequence ATGAAGAGAAAATTTTTTATAGTAATTTGTCTGGTTGTATTTATTGTTTCTGTTGTTGCTGTATCAGCGACAGAAGATATAAATCAGACAATAATCGATGATACGTTAAGTGTATCAATAGACAATGAATTAAGTGCAAAGGATGCCGGGACTTTCACGGCATTACAGGAAAAGATTAATAATGCTCAGGCGGGTTCAACTATCACTTTAAATAATGATTATTTAAGGGATGATAGTTCTGATCCAAATAGAATAAGAATTGATAAAGCTTTAACCATCAATGGAAATGGACATAAAATAGATGTTGATGGCAGTTATTATGGACAGTCCAGAATTTTCTACATTACTTCCAGTAATGTTGTTTTGAATGATATTGATTTTTTAAACGCTTATGTTATGGGTCATTATAGTGAAGCAGGTTCTTATAATGGTGGAGCTATATATAGTGAAAAAAATTTAGTTTTAAACAATTGTAATTTTATAAACTGTTATATTCAGGATGGATGCGGTGCTGCAGTTTATTCAAGTGCTGATGTTACAATAAACAGATGTACTTTCACTAAAAATTCCGGAAATTCAAATTCGGGTTATACTGCATCAAGTGTAATTTCTGCAAAAAATGTTTTTGCAAATGCTTGTTCATTTTATGATAATGATTATACTATTGCTATTGATTCAGATAATGATTTAACTGTTGAAAATTCAATATTTCGCAATAATACAGGTGCTTTAAATGCATGGGGAAAAGTCAATGTAAAAAAATCTGATTTCATAAATAATGATGCATATCCTAATAATCATGGGGATGGTGGTGCTATTGCAGCTGCAGGTGATGTAAAAGTTGAAGATTCTACCTTTACGGGTAATCATGGAGATTTGGGTGGTGCTATTAGTTTAGGAGGTAATGCAGAAATATATAATTGTAAATTTATAAATAATTCTGCTACTCGAGCTGGTGGTGCAGTCTATTTGGGAAAAGAATCTGAAGTAAGTTTAGTTAATTCAAATTTTACCAAGAATTCTGCCGGAACTGGTGGAGCTATTTTCATCAACGGTAAAAATCATATTTTGCATTCACTGAATTTCATTGAAAATAGTGCTTCCTATGGCGGAGCATTAACTTATGGAGAATGTATTAACACTGTTGTAAATAACTGTAATTTCATTAAAAACTCTGCTAATTCTTATGGTGGTGCTATTTATTTCGATTATGTTTTTAATTATATTGAAAATTGTTATTTTGCAGATAATTACTGTTGGAGTGGGGAAATGATTTCATTTGATGAGTCCCTTGGATTAATATATGAAGAGGGTAATCTGGTCTCTAAAATATCCAATATTAAAATTGAACAAAATCTTTCAAATTTGTATTCTGAAGGAATTTCATTAAAGGATAATATTTTAACCGTTCATGGATATTATAATGGTAATTTCCTTTCAGGAGACATTACTTTAAACATAGCAGGTAAAACATTTAAAAAATCTTTGGACTCAAAAGGTTTAGCTTCATTTGATTTAAATGGATTATCTGGAGGGATTCATGATGCAACGATATCCTGTGTTGGTGGAATAGGAGGTTCTACTTCAGAATTCACTATCCCAATACCAATTGAATCATCAACCAAATTGGATGTTCCGGACGTTACTAAAAATTACGGTGGTTCTGAACGTTTGGAAGTTACTTTAACTGAAGGTGGGTCTCCTGTTGCTAATGCTAATGTTAATATTAACATTAATGGTGTTGACTACACCAGAACGACTGATGCTAATGGTAAGGCTTCTTTGGGTTTAAACCTGAATGCTGGAAGTTATGATGCTACTGTAACTTATAAAGATATTTCAACAAAGGCTAAGGTTGTTATTAATAAATTAACTACTAAAAATACTTTGTCTTATGCCAAGAATTCACACAATAGTGTTACTTTAACTGCTTTGATTGATCCTTCAACTGCTTCTGGTGATGTGGTTTTCACTGTTAACGGCAAGGATTATTCTGCTAAGGTTAATGGTGGTAAGGCTACATATACATTAAATAATTTGGCTGTGGGGTCTTACGAAGCTAAAGCCACCTACAGTGGTGATATTAACCATAAATCATCTTCTTCCACTTCAGTCAAGTTCACAGTTGAGGATGTTAAAATTGAAGTTTCTGCACCTGACTTAACCAAGTACTATAATGGGTCTGAAAGATTTGTTGTTACTGTTAAGGAAGATTATAAAGCAGTTGTCGGTAAGAATGTGACTATTAATCTTAATGGCAGGTCTTATATCAGAACAACTGACAGTGATGGTCAGGCTTCAATGGCAATTAACTTAAACAGTGGAAAATACAAAATAACAACAGAATATGGTGGAATTAAAGTATATTCTACTGTTACTGTAAAAGATACTGTCATTTCAAATGACTTCACTAAAATTTTTAGAAACGACACACAATATTATGCTACATTCGTTGATTCTCAGGGAAATGTGTTGAAAAATACTCCAGTTAGATTAAACATCAATGGGGTCTATTATACAAGAACCACCAGCGATCAGGGTATTGCAAAGATGAACATCAACCTGAACCCAGGAACATATATATTGACAGCAGAAAATCCTGCATCAGGCGAACAGCACACGACAGTAATTACAGTATTGCCGTCCATTGTGGAAAACCATGATTTAACAAAATACTACAGAAATGAGTCAAAATACACTCTCAGAATTCTTGATGGTAACGGAAAACCAGTAAATGCTGGAGTAACAGTCAAACTTAACATTAATGGAGTATTTTACGAAAGAAAAACTAATGCTTCAGGATACATAAACATGAACATCAATTTGATTCCGGGAACTTATATCGTAACTGCTGAATACAATGGTTTGAGGGCATCAAACACAGTTAAAGTATTGCCAATTCTTTCAGCAAAAGATGTTAACATGAAATATCGTGACGGAACCAAGTTTGAAGCAAAACTATTGAATGGTAAAGGAAATCCATTTGCAAATCAAAAAATCACCTTTAACATCAATGGTGTCTTTTACGAAAGAATAACTGATGCAAATGGTATTGCTCGTTTAAACATTAACTTGATGGCCGGTGAATACATCATCACATCAATGTATGAAAATGGTGCAGCATTATCAAACAAAGTAACAATATCAAGTTGA
- a CDS encoding transposase, with amino-acid sequence MDLIHLPPYSPKYNPIEQVWRTIKAKISRKFITSIEQLKFIFENEFKQVINNESYWKNWLWKFL; translated from the coding sequence ATGGATTTAATCCATTTACCACCATATTCTCCAAAATATAATCCAATAGAACAAGTTTGGAGAACAATAAAAGCTAAAATTTCAAGAAAATTTATAACTAGCATAGAACAACTAAAATTTATCTTTGAAAATGAATTTAAACAAGTAATTAATAATGAAAGTTATTGGAAAAATTGGCTCTGGAAGTTCCTATGA
- a CDS encoding S-layer family protein, whose product MSATCAADANETTIATQEDNQMELTLTDDEIQTNENDNMLTQTEDAEILTSGEGSYSDLRNDINSGGNLTKSHYRYNAGDGDTIEINTPGVINGNGAVIDMAGSNIRTFYVSASGVTIKNLTIKNANYDDNGGAIYFTSSATSGTVSNCNFTNNTATVNGGAVYFNSNGEVTNCNFTDNTASEEGGAVWMSSGTVSNCNFTGNTATRYGGAIYFQGEKYTATVEDCNFKGNSAPSGGAIYFSGSYDTATVTNCNFINNSARYGGAIELNGTGTVSNCNFTGNNANFGGAVWMYSGSVENCNFTGNNAYYGGAVYFDSTGNVSNCNFTGNTATDYGGAVYFADTGEVSNCNFTGSTVSVDGGAVYFESTGNVSNCNFAGNNASIDGGTVFFESTGNVSNCNFTGNTAYYDGGAVYFESTGNVSNCNFNNNKATGDYGVGGGAIRMSSGTVTNCNFTDNSATVNGGAVYFVDSGTVLNCNFTGNNATENGGAIFAGDINILNSTFSNNNAIESGGAVYVENAISNSEINSVFTNNSAFNGGAIYFNGEVNNVTINGDFTGNNAERAGGAIYVHGQSMDNDFSAEFYENNASEASGGAMFFYSLAENNSFEGVFTNNYALYGGGIFFYKKANYNKFNSNFTSNVAKSCGGAMFFYNTTDNNNFTGYFINNSALGEVDETNGNGGAITFKNVSTNSIFTCDFINNTAVKYGGAVNYRETAHNITFNSNFISNNASTGGGVNFFKSFENVIFNGEFIANSAVSGGAIAAGEGIIEDVSFKDNHAEEGGAVYFSDIGTVVNCNFDDNNATRGGAIYFSLSSAGDVINCTFTNNTASSDGGAVYFFGKGNVTDCTFTNNNASSNGGAISIGFGSLTNCNFTDNQARLGGAVHLLNNAEVTNCNFADNQATGEYSSGGAIYFGGNANVTNCNFDGNNATVGSAIYFFGSSYSKTISNSSFLNNKANVDDTAPFNVTISEDNIEIVFMGRDNLLNAIYSPDIVNFSNVAYWGANGIANTDSSNITRSNREAGQNITIVGIVDGNIINVAEVTDENGTIVLDGAADYFIVVRHDEDSYYTAAENMFTNMDLYANVTSLATNNRTVNITAESNIPNEVVGGELLFILPDGTEINATYGDNGTWWAEYTFDEYGEYNVSASHSKLDNLTVSNGTINITKADSIIILDDIVLNYGESINVTIETEGATAITAKIDENDVDVIDNFTIPVYDLNVGNYTLTVTTIADGDHNSVNKTVQITVNRAPTEIILTNETLDLIEGYNSSISADLIPADAGNVTFTSSNSSVVTVDEEGNVNAVGVGSATITVSFAGNDNYAAAENKTVAVTVNEDIVISAPDVSKYYNGAERFVVIVTDSKNNPLANRSVVIGVNGVNYTRTTNDNGTASIAISLVSGQYNVTAAVGNNTVYSTITVLPTVNATDLVKVFRNGTQFYATFKDSQGNYLPDGTMVRFNINGVMYDRKVSGDEGLAKLNINLESGHYIITSMNPITGENAANNVTVISRLIENNDLVKYYRNDSQYTVKVIGDDGNAVGAGETVIFNINGVFYSRTTNESGIAKLNINLPPGDYVITAEYKNCRVSNNIKVLPILSASDLTKQYGTSDQFVATLLDGQGKPYVEQRVQFNVNGVLYNRVTDSSGQAKLSINLPIGQYIITSSYNGSNIANNIVITA is encoded by the coding sequence GTGTCTGCGACGTGTGCTGCAGATGCAAACGAAACAACAATAGCAACCCAAGAAGATAATCAAATGGAATTAACATTAACTGACGATGAAATACAAACAAATGAAAATGACAATATGCTGACACAAACAGAGGATGCTGAAATACTCACCAGTGGTGAAGGATCATATTCTGACTTACGTAATGATATAAATTCTGGTGGAAACTTAACAAAAAGCCATTATCGTTATAATGCTGGCGATGGTGACACAATTGAAATTAACACTCCGGGTGTTATCAATGGTAACGGCGCAGTCATTGACATGGCAGGATCAAACATCCGTACATTTTATGTAAGTGCTTCAGGTGTAACAATTAAAAACTTAACCATTAAAAATGCAAACTATGACGATAATGGAGGAGCAATTTACTTTACTAGTTCAGCTACTTCAGGTACTGTGTCAAATTGTAATTTTACTAACAACACTGCTACTGTAAATGGTGGTGCAGTTTACTTCAATAGCAATGGTGAAGTGACAAATTGTAATTTTACTGATAACACTGCTTCTGAAGAGGGTGGTGCTGTCTGGATGTCTTCTGGTACTGTGTCAAATTGTAATTTTACTGGCAACACTGCAACTAGATATGGTGGAGCAATTTACTTCCAAGGTGAGAAATATACTGCTACTGTTGAAGATTGTAATTTTAAAGGTAACTCTGCACCTAGCGGAGGGGCAATTTACTTTTCAGGGAGTTATGATACTGCCACTGTGACAAATTGTAATTTTATTAACAACTCTGCTAGATATGGTGGGGCTATTGAACTTAATGGAACTGGTACTGTGTCAAATTGTAATTTTACTGGCAACAATGCAAACTTTGGTGGTGCTGTCTGGATGTATTCTGGTAGTGTTGAAAATTGTAATTTCACTGGCAACAATGCATATTATGGAGGGGCAGTTTACTTCGATAGTACTGGTAATGTGTCAAATTGTAATTTTACTGGCAACACTGCAACTGATTATGGTGGTGCAGTTTACTTCGCGGATACTGGTGAAGTGTCAAATTGTAATTTTACTGGCAGCACTGTTTCTGTAGATGGTGGTGCAGTTTACTTCGAGAGTACTGGTAATGTGTCAAATTGTAATTTTGCTGGCAACAATGCTTCTATAGATGGTGGTACTGTTTTCTTCGAGAGTACTGGTAATGTGTCAAATTGTAATTTTACTGGCAACACTGCATATTATGATGGTGGTGCAGTTTACTTCGAGAGTACTGGTAATGTGTCAAATTGTAATTTTAATAACAACAAGGCAACTGGTGATTACGGTGTTGGTGGTGGTGCTATAAGGATGTCCTCTGGTACTGTGACAAATTGTAATTTTACTGACAACTCTGCTACTGTAAATGGTGGTGCAGTTTACTTCGTGGATTCTGGTACTGTGTTAAATTGTAATTTCACAGGCAATAATGCAACTGAAAATGGTGGTGCAATATTTGCAGGTGATATAAATATATTGAATTCAACATTCAGTAATAATAATGCTATCGAATCTGGTGGTGCAGTATATGTTGAGAATGCTATTTCAAATTCTGAAATTAATTCTGTATTCACTAACAACAGTGCGTTTAATGGTGGTGCAATATACTTTAATGGTGAGGTTAATAATGTCACAATTAATGGTGATTTCACAGGCAATAATGCTGAAAGGGCAGGCGGTGCAATATATGTCCATGGACAATCAATGGATAATGATTTTTCCGCTGAATTTTATGAAAATAATGCAAGTGAAGCCAGTGGCGGAGCAATGTTTTTCTATAGTTTAGCTGAAAACAATAGTTTTGAAGGTGTTTTCACGAATAATTATGCACTTTATGGTGGAGGAATCTTTTTTTACAAAAAGGCAAACTATAATAAATTTAACTCTAACTTCACTTCCAATGTTGCTAAATCTTGTGGTGGAGCAATGTTTTTCTACAACACTACAGATAATAATAACTTTACCGGTTATTTCATTAACAATAGTGCTTTAGGTGAAGTTGATGAAACAAATGGTAATGGTGGAGCAATAACATTTAAAAACGTCTCAACAAATAGCATATTCACATGTGATTTTATAAACAATACTGCTGTTAAATATGGTGGTGCTGTAAACTATAGGGAAACTGCCCATAATATTACATTCAACAGCAATTTCATCAGTAATAATGCTTCTACGGGCGGAGGAGTTAATTTCTTTAAAAGCTTTGAAAATGTAATATTCAATGGAGAATTTATTGCAAATTCAGCAGTCAGCGGTGGTGCAATAGCTGCCGGCGAGGGTATTATTGAAGATGTTTCATTTAAGGACAATCATGCTGAAGAAGGCGGTGCTGTTTACTTTAGCGATATTGGTACTGTGGTAAACTGTAATTTTGATGATAATAATGCAACCAGAGGTGGTGCAATTTATTTTTCCTTGAGTTCTGCTGGTGATGTGATAAATTGTACTTTTACTAACAACACTGCTTCCAGTGATGGTGGTGCAGTTTACTTCTTTGGTAAGGGTAATGTAACAGATTGTACTTTTACTAACAACAATGCTTCCAGTAATGGTGGTGCTATTAGTATAGGTTTTGGTAGTCTAACAAATTGTAATTTCACTGATAACCAAGCAAGATTGGGTGGTGCAGTTCACTTACTGAATAATGCTGAAGTAACAAATTGTAATTTTGCTGATAACCAAGCAACTGGTGAGTACAGTTCTGGTGGAGCAATTTACTTCGGGGGTAATGCTAATGTAACAAACTGTAATTTTGATGGCAATAATGCAACTGTTGGATCAGCAATTTATTTCTTCGGTAGTTCATACTCTAAAACTATTTCCAATTCTAGTTTCTTAAACAATAAAGCTAATGTGGATGATACTGCTCCTTTCAATGTAACCATAAGCGAAGACAATATCGAAATCGTTTTTATGGGTAGGGATAATCTTTTAAATGCGATTTATTCTCCGGATATCGTTAATTTTAGCAATGTGGCCTATTGGGGTGCAAACGGAATTGCAAATACTGACAGTTCTAATATCACAAGATCCAATAGGGAAGCAGGTCAAAACATTACTATTGTGGGTATTGTTGATGGCAATATTATAAATGTGGCTGAAGTCACTGATGAAAACGGTACGATTGTTTTGGATGGTGCTGCTGATTATTTCATTGTTGTTCGCCACGATGAGGATTCATACTACACTGCGGCGGAAAATATGTTCACAAACATGGATTTATATGCAAATGTTACTTCTCTTGCAACAAATAACAGGACAGTAAACATTACTGCGGAATCAAATATTCCAAATGAAGTTGTAGGTGGGGAATTATTATTCATATTGCCTGACGGCACTGAAATCAATGCAACTTATGGTGATAATGGAACCTGGTGGGCAGAATATACATTTGATGAATATGGTGAGTATAATGTCAGCGCATCCCATAGCAAATTGGATAATCTGACAGTCAGCAATGGAACAATTAATATTACTAAAGCTGATTCCATAATAATTCTGGATGATATTGTCTTGAATTATGGAGAATCCATCAATGTCACTATAGAGACTGAAGGGGCTACAGCTATCACTGCTAAAATCGATGAAAATGATGTGGATGTAATTGATAACTTCACTATTCCTGTTTATGATTTGAATGTGGGAAATTACACTTTAACCGTAACAACAATAGCTGACGGCGATCATAATTCTGTTAATAAAACTGTTCAAATAACTGTAAACAGGGCACCTACGGAAATTATCCTAACCAATGAAACACTTGATTTGATAGAGGGTTATAATTCAAGCATTTCTGCTGATTTGATTCCGGCCGATGCAGGAAATGTAACTTTCACTTCAAGTAATTCTTCTGTTGTAACTGTTGATGAGGAAGGTAATGTCAATGCTGTCGGTGTTGGTAGTGCCACAATTACAGTCTCTTTTGCTGGTAATGATAACTATGCTGCAGCTGAAAACAAAACTGTTGCAGTAACAGTTAATGAGGACATTGTCATATCCGCTCCGGATGTAAGCAAATACTACAACGGCGCTGAAAGGTTTGTAGTCATTGTCACTGATTCCAAGAATAATCCTCTGGCTAACAGGTCAGTGGTCATAGGTGTTAATGGTGTTAACTATACCAGAACAACTAATGATAATGGTACTGCAAGCATTGCCATCTCTTTAGTCAGCGGACAATATAACGTAACTGCTGCTGTTGGCAATAATACAGTCTATTCAACTATCACGGTCTTGCCTACAGTCAATGCAACTGATCTTGTTAAAGTGTTCAGGAACGGAACTCAGTTCTATGCAACATTTAAAGACTCTCAAGGCAATTATCTTCCTGACGGAACAATGGTGAGATTCAACATCAATGGTGTGATGTATGACCGTAAAGTCTCTGGTGATGAAGGCCTTGCAAAATTAAACATTAATTTAGAATCTGGACATTATATTATTACCTCAATGAATCCGATAACCGGTGAAAATGCCGCAAACAATGTAACTGTCATTTCAAGACTCATAGAAAACAATGACTTGGTCAAATACTACAGAAATGATTCACAATACACTGTAAAAGTGATTGGTGATGACGGCAATGCAGTTGGTGCAGGCGAAACTGTAATATTCAACATTAATGGCGTATTTTATAGCCGTACTACCAATGAATCAGGAATTGCTAAACTAAACATTAATTTACCTCCTGGAGATTATGTAATCACTGCTGAATACAAAAATTGCAGAGTATCCAACAACATTAAAGTATTGCCTATTTTGTCTGCAAGTGACTTAACTAAACAGTACGGCACTTCAGATCAGTTCGTCGCAACACTCCTCGACGGTCAGGGAAAACCATATGTTGAACAAAGAGTTCAATTCAATGTGAATGGTGTTTTATACAATAGGGTAACTGATTCTTCAGGTCAGGCTAAGTTAAGCATTAACCTGCCGATAGGTCAATATATTATAACTTCAAGTTATAATGGTTCAAATATAGCAAATAATATAGTTATAACTGCATAG
- a CDS encoding DUF447 domain-containing protein, producing the protein MDDKMVMDLADVGIEEGQKYEGIYTTMSKDGVKNAAPIGIVCKGKNKLGCRLFVGTKTLKNIMETRKYVVNITFDPINFVKSTIGNLDIEEFTDDENIAILKNAEAYIICDVTDIRKMDPIKDHVTSNGEAYIISSDVVEIVKNNPCAKALNRGVFALLECLTNYTRLDLVSKQQQDYFIGRFNENNRMIKRVSGQDTIKAMEILKNSMIEKGFDVK; encoded by the coding sequence ATGGATGATAAAATGGTTATGGATTTGGCAGATGTTGGAATTGAAGAAGGACAGAAATATGAAGGGATTTACACTACCATGAGCAAGGACGGTGTAAAAAATGCAGCTCCAATAGGAATTGTATGCAAAGGCAAAAATAAACTTGGATGCAGGTTATTTGTCGGTACCAAAACTCTGAAAAACATCATGGAAACAAGGAAATATGTTGTAAATATTACTTTTGATCCTATAAATTTTGTAAAGTCAACCATCGGAAACCTGGATATTGAAGAGTTTACAGATGATGAAAATATTGCAATATTAAAAAATGCAGAAGCATATATCATTTGCGATGTCACAGACATTAGAAAAATGGATCCCATTAAAGACCATGTAACATCAAATGGTGAGGCTTATATCATAAGCAGTGATGTTGTAGAAATCGTCAAAAACAATCCGTGTGCAAAGGCTTTAAACCGAGGAGTTTTTGCGCTTCTTGAATGCCTTACAAACTATACTCGACTTGACCTTGTTAGTAAGCAGCAGCAGGATTATTTCATCGGAAGGTTTAATGAAAACAACCGAATGATTAAGAGGGTTTCAGGACAAGACACGATAAAAGCTATGGAGATTCTTAAAAACAGCATGATAGAAAAGGGTTTTGATGTTAAATAG